One stretch of Gammaproteobacteria bacterium DNA includes these proteins:
- a CDS encoding aromatic ring-hydroxylating dioxygenase subunit alpha produces MGYNARSRVGNEKFKLGDAVLSPDPEVLATGLVPATNYTSSARYEFEIENVFQKSWLCIGREVQASAVGDYFVFDAPFAKTSIIVVRDRDETLHAFHNTCMHRGMKLLWDDKGHAGNLRCPYHAWTYATDGRLIGVPERACFPQLDMATNGLREIALASWEGFVFINLDPDCKQSLDEYLGEFGTRLNGMSLGSYSHCVRLSYEVESNWKAGFDSQCEGYHVPTLHKNTVREFLSSKDNPYVRYDWVEFAGPHRSGAVPGNAEWRPSVNKPVQSFAMAQTAQMTALEDSGVKQDDVGGLAQHPGLNLNQDPLWTNEHFGIFPNLIFHPTSSGWFTAQFWPLGPGRHLWESRYYFMPPKSLREEFGIAQVTAFTRDVLMEDFIAVERQQKSLESGALTHLRFSDQEMMPRHQAAVLAAIEKQILGLAPASATEA; encoded by the coding sequence ATGGGCTACAACGCACGTTCCCGCGTAGGGAATGAGAAATTTAAGCTCGGCGACGCCGTTCTATCACCGGATCCCGAAGTGCTCGCCACTGGCTTGGTGCCGGCGACGAACTACACCTCGAGCGCTCGCTATGAATTCGAGATCGAGAACGTATTTCAAAAATCCTGGTTGTGTATCGGGCGCGAAGTGCAGGCATCGGCTGTCGGCGACTACTTTGTTTTTGATGCCCCCTTTGCCAAAACGTCTATCATCGTGGTCCGCGATCGCGATGAAACGCTGCACGCCTTTCACAATACCTGCATGCATCGTGGCATGAAGCTGCTGTGGGATGACAAGGGGCACGCCGGGAATCTTCGCTGCCCATATCACGCTTGGACCTATGCCACCGATGGCCGCCTGATAGGCGTACCGGAACGAGCTTGCTTCCCGCAGCTGGACATGGCCACCAATGGGCTGAGAGAGATCGCTTTGGCAAGCTGGGAAGGCTTTGTCTTCATCAATCTCGATCCCGACTGCAAGCAAAGCCTAGACGAATACCTTGGCGAGTTTGGCACGAGACTTAACGGTATGTCGTTGGGTTCCTATAGTCACTGCGTCCGCCTCTCCTATGAAGTGGAGAGCAATTGGAAAGCGGGGTTCGATTCGCAGTGCGAGGGTTATCACGTACCAACACTGCACAAGAACACGGTTCGAGAATTTCTGTCTTCCAAAGACAACCCATACGTGCGCTACGACTGGGTGGAATTCGCTGGCCCGCATCGGAGCGGAGCGGTACCGGGCAACGCCGAATGGCGCCCCTCGGTGAACAAGCCAGTGCAGTCTTTTGCCATGGCCCAAACCGCACAGATGACGGCACTCGAAGATTCTGGCGTCAAGCAGGACGATGTGGGTGGCTTGGCGCAACACCCGGGGCTGAACCTCAACCAAGATCCGCTGTGGACCAATGAGCATTTCGGCATTTTCCCGAATCTCATTTTCCACCCCACCAGCAGTGGCTGGTTCACTGCCCAGTTCTGGCCGCTGGGGCCCGGGCGCCATCTCTGGGAATCGCGGTACTACTTCATGCCCCCCAAATCTTTGCGGGAGGAGTTCGGCATCGCTCAGGTGACAGCCTTCACGCGCGACGTCTTGATGGAGGATTTCATCGCTGTCGAACGACAACAGAAATCTTTGGAATCAGGCGCCCTTACGCATCTGCGATTCAGTGACCAAGAAATGATGCCACGCCATCAGGCCGCCGTCCTGGCCGCGATCGAGAAGCAGATTTTGGGTCTTGCACCAGCTTCTGCTACTGAGGCCTGA